One window from the genome of Methanobrevibacter sp. encodes:
- the purS gene encoding phosphoribosylformylglycinamidine synthase subunit PurS: protein MMYDIEVKVSLKPGMLNPEATTIQRSLALLGYEVKGTKTKEIITFVMEADSEDDAREKVDDMCQKLLCNPIIHNYTINIIKMDLSCGCGCD from the coding sequence ATGATGTACGACATTGAAGTTAAAGTTTCCTTGAAACCGGGAATGTTAAATCCAGAAGCAACAACCATTCAAAGATCCCTTGCGCTTTTAGGTTACGAAGTCAAAGGAACCAAGACAAAGGAAATCATTACCTTTGTAATGGAAGCTGACTCAGAGGATGACGCAAGAGAGAAAGTGGACGACATGTGTCAGAAATTGTTATGCAATCCTATCATCCACAACTACACCATCAATATCATTAAGATGGACTTAAGCTGTGGATGC